A stretch of the Lolium perenne isolate Kyuss_39 chromosome 3, Kyuss_2.0, whole genome shotgun sequence genome encodes the following:
- the LOC127344523 gene encoding lipoyl synthase, chloroplastic yields MQSSLARQLALPVRPGRLDRSGSLRCRAEAAPPASVARTGPHTGRDPEAKKPAWLRQRAAQGGKYARMRESLGELKLNTVCVEAQCPNIGECWNGGGGAGGEGDGIATATIMVLGDTCTRGCRFCAVKTSNKPPPPDPVEPLNTALAVVSWGVDYVVLTSVDRDDLPDGGSDHFVQTVRALKELKPGILVECLTSDFRGDLEAVSSLANSGLDVFAHNIETVRSLQRIVRDPRAGYEQSLSVLQHAKNCKEGMITKSSIMLGLGETDEEVRQAMTDLRAIGVDILTLGQYLQPTDKHLTVREYVTPEKFQFWKEYGESIGFRYVASGPLVRSSYRAGELFVENLVRNQKARPAASSS; encoded by the exons ATGCAGAGCTCGCTCGCCAGGCAGCTGGCTCTGCCTGTCCGGCCCGGCCGCCTTGATCGATCCGGCTCGCTCCGGTGCCGCGCCGAGGCCGCGCCGCCGGCGTCTGTCGCTAGGACGGGGCCGCACACCGGGAGGGACCCGGAGGCGAAGAAGCCGGCGTGGCTGCGGCAgcgggcggcgcaggggggcaagtACGCGCGGATGCGGGAGTCGCTCGGCGAGCTCAAGCTCAACACCGTCTGCGTCGAGGCCCAGTGCCCCAACATCGGCGAG TGCTGGAACGGAGGCGGAGGGGCGGGCGGGGAAGGCGACGGCATTGCCACCGCCACCATCATGGTGCTCGGTGATACCTGTACGCGCGGATGTCGGTTCTGCGCCGTGAAGACCAGCAACAAGCCTCCGCCGCCGGATCCCGTGGAGCCTCTGAATACTGCCCTCGCCGTCGTCAGTTGGGG AGTAGACTACGTTGTGCTCACAAGCGTTGACAGAGATGACTTACCTGATGGTGGAAGCGACCATTTTGTTCAGACAGTGAGAGCTCTGAAG GAGCTCAAACCTGGGATATTGGTGGAATGCTTAACCTCGGATTTCCGAGGTGATCTCGAGGCTGTTTCCTCTTTGGCAAATTCTGGTCTAGATGTCTTTGCTCACAACATTGAAACTGTGAGGAGTCTGCAAAGAATTGTGAGGGATCCTCGAGCAGG ATATGAACAGAGCTTATCTGTTCTGCAGCACGCCAAAAATTGCAAAGAGGGTATGATAACCAAGTCTTCTATCATGCTTGGTCTTGGAGAAACCGATGAGGAGGTGAGACAGGCCATGACTGACTTAAGGGCCATTGGTGTTGATATTCTCACATTGGGCCAGTATTTGCAG CCAACAGATAAGCATTTGACAGTTAGAGAGTACGTGACTCCTGAGAAGTTCCAGTTTTGGAAGGAGTATGGAGAGTCGATTGGTTTTCGTTATGTTGCTAGTGGACCTCTG GTTCGGTCGTCATACCGTGCAGGGGAGCTCTTTGTGGAGAATTTGGTCAGGAATCAGAAAGCCAGACCTGCAGCTTCCTCCTCTTAA